The nucleotide window tcatttttttttatgggATCCATTGGAAACGGCTAAAGACATACTGGAGCTACTCATAGAGATTCTAGAAACAAGAATTATTGCCAAATAATATACTGTAGACGAAATGACTAGGAAGAATGGTCGCACTGTTTTAAGATTACCTCGGTACTATAGGGtttaaatcaaatcatttttttttatgggATCCATTGGAAACGGCTAAAGACATACTGGAGCTACTCATAGAGGTTTTAGAAACAAGAATTATTGCCAAATAATATACTGTAGACGAAATGACTAGGAAGAATGGTCGCACTGTTTTAAGATTACCTCCGTACTATAGGGtttaaatcaaatcattttttttatgggATCCATTGGGAACGGCTAAAGACATACTGGAGCTACTCATAGAGGTTTTAGAAACAAGAATTATTGCCAAATAATATACTGTAGACGAAATGACTAGGAAGAATGGTCGCACTGTTTTAAGATTACCTCCGTACTATAGGGtttaaatcaaatcatttttttttatgggATCCATTGGGAACGGCTAAAGACATACTGGAGCTACTCATAGAGGTTTTAGAAACAAGAATTATTGCCAAATAATATACTGTAGACGAAATGACTAGGAAGAATGGTCGCACTGTTTTAAGATTACCTCCGTACTATAGGGtttaaatcaaatcatttttttttatgggATCCATTGGGAACGGCTAAAGACATACTGGAGCTACTCATAGAGGTTTTAGAAACAAGAATTATTGCCAAATAATATACTGTAGACGAAATGACCAGGAAGAATGGTCGCACTGTTTTAAGATTACCTCCGTACTATAGGGtttaaatcaaatcattttttttttcgatgggATCCATTGGAAACGGCTAAAGACATACTGGAGCTACTTATAGAGGTTTTAGAAACAAGAATTATTGCCAAATAATATACTGTAGACGAAATGACTAGGAAGAATGGTCGCACTGTTTTAAGATTACCTCCGTACTATTGGGtttaaatcaaatcattttttttttatgggATCCATTGGAAACGGCTAAAGACATACTGGAGCTACTCATAGAGATTCTAGAAACAAGAATTATTGCCAAATAATATACTGTAGACGAAATGACTAGGAAGAATGGTCGCACTGTTTTAAGATTACCTCCGTACTATAGGGtttaaatcaaatcatttttttttatgggATCCATTGGAAACGGCTAAAGACATACTGGAGCTACTCATAGAGGTTTTAGAAACAAGAATTATTGCCAAATAATATACTGTAGACGAAATGACTAGGAAGAATGGTCGCACTGTTTTAAGATTACCTCCGTACTATAGGGtttaaatcaaatcattttttttatgggATCCATTGGGAACGGCTAAAGACATACTGGAGCTACTCATAGAGGTTTTAGAAACAAGAATTATTGCCAAATAATATACTGTAGACGAAATGACTAGGAAGAATGGTCGCACTGTTTTAAGATTACCTCCGTACTATAGGGtttaaatcaaatcatttttttttatgggATCCATTGGGAACGGCTAAAGACATACTGGAGCTACTCATAGAGGTTTTAGAAACAAGAATTATTGCCAAATAATATACTGTAGACGAAATGACTAGGAAGAATGGTCGCACTGTTTTAAGATTACCTCCGTACTATAGGGtttaaatcaaatcatttttttttatgggATCCATTGGGAACGGCTAAAGACATACTGGAGCTACTCATAGAGGTTTTAGAAACAAGAATTATTGCCAAATAATATACTGTAGACGAAATGACTAGGAAGAATGGTCGCACTGTTTTAAGATTACCTCCGTACTATAGGGtttaaatcaaatcatttttttttatgggATCCATTGGGAACGGCTAAAGACATACTGGAGCTACTCATAGAGGTTTTAGAAACAAGAATTATTGCCAAATAATATACTGTAGACGAAATGACCAGGAAGAATGGTCGCACTGTTTTAAGATTACCTCCGTACTATAGGGtttaaatcaaatcatttttttttcgatgggATCCATTGGAAACGGCTAAAGACATACTGGAGCTACTTATAGAGGTTTTAGAAACAAGAATTATTGCCAAATAATATACTGTAGACGAAATGACTAGGAAGAATGGTCGCACTGTTTTAAGATTACCTCCGTACTATTGggtttaaatcaaataattttttttcgatgaGATCCATTGGGAACGGCTAAAGACATACTGGAGCTACTCATAGAGGTTTTAGAAACAAGAATTATTGCCAAATAATATACTGTAGACGAAATGACCAGGAAGAATGGTAGCACTGTTTTAAGATTACCTCTGTACTATTGGGtttaaatcaaatcatttttttttcgatgagATCCATTGGGAACGGCTAAAGACATACTGGAGCTACTCATAGAGGTTTTAGAAACAAGAATTATTGCCAAATAATATACTGTAGACGAAATGACCAGGAAGAATGGTCGCACTTTTTAAAGATTACCTCCGTACTATTGGGtttaaatcaaatcattttttttttcgatgagATTCATTGGAAACGGCTAAAAAACTGTTCTCCAAACAGTGGAACTTTCTCACTACTAATCTCAGCCCGTTTACCTTCTGTTCAAAGTGTGCGATCATACAGTTGATACATTGAATTAGCAGCGTTAATATGTAATCAAGACATGTACATTTGATAAATATCATTATTGAAATACGAGTAACGCTGACATTTGAACAATGACACAATCAGTTAAGATAacacaaatatttgtattaaataaattatataaagcaAATTAACAATGCTTGCATTTCagtttcaattgttttattcgCAAAATGgaatcagaaaaaataaaaaatttagacgAGTTGATCAAAAAATACCACGGTGAAGATGTGCAAATTGTGGATAAAAAGATGACGAATTTAACAGCCCCCGGTGAAAATTACCTCAGTGATATATTTAAACTCGAtgttactattaaaaataaaaatggtaatgaAAGTATCGAGCACTACGTTGCCAAATCAGTTTTGATAAAACCCGATATGCCATCTGATAtgaatgttgaaatttttaaaaacgaaatattattttacacgACGGTTATTCCTACGATACGACAATTTGCTAAAGAACATGGACTCCAAGACAAGGACGTTTTCCCGGAATTGATTGCGGCGAGAATGAATTTAGATCATACAGataaaacagatgaaaatgCTGTTCTAATTCTGGAAAATTTGGCGGAAAAAGGTAAATCACAGTTCTATATTAAGTACTTTTCTGGTTCAAAACAACATGGGTTCATTTTCACACTTCTTACGTTATTTAATCTTTTGTTTGTGGATCTATCGGtcaaataaggaaaatattatcTTTATAAAAAGCGATAAGAGACGCCCCACTGCGAACTGAATAGCAAACAACTTGCCCAAATTcgcattataatatttaattttacgaatcagtgaatcatttgTTGAGTCCGGCTAATCCGAACTAATTGGAACCAAACGCTGTTCGGATCAGTTGATTGTTAGCcgaaataactaaaataatcgAATGCAATTTAACGTATCCGTAGTGTTAAAATATGAACAACTAATACACAAAAACCAGTTTCAATAGTCTATTTACTAATAATAAAGCTCATTGTGTAGTCAGCAGGCGGCCAAACTACGTTTGATGAATACTGGGCGCGGACTGTACGCATTTCTAACCGAGACTGTACTTAAAATCTGTAATTGAAGACgatatttgatataaaagattAAAGAAACAAACGTAAAGGATGTTGCCTATTGGGCAGCTCAGTCTTGGGAAAATATTACAGTTGGTGCAATAagaaaatcttttgaaaaacaGTCTACAAAAAATGATACCGTTAACCTGATTTCACTGCTACAGAACATTCCAGGTTGTGAGGATGCAGTCGAACGAAGCAGACGTGAATGAATGGATGGCGGAAGACGCCGATAACGCTGAGACTTTGATAGATGAAGACATCATCGCAGACGTGACTCATGAGCAGGTTCAGTGCGACGATGAGAAAGTCTCGCACAATTAAGCAAACCGCTTGCTCTTGACCTTGCCCTTAGCTACTTGGAACAACAGTCTACTGCCACACCGCGTATGTCATGTTCATGAGAAAATGGCGGAACTACGCGGCTAAAAACAGACTGTCAAGCTGCAATAAATGACGATGAGGGATTTTATGACCAAAAAGTAACCTAAGTTTATTCTTTTGTTCAGTACGGGATGCACCTACAATCTTTTTGACTGTGTATTtgtactttattttcatttctcttcAACATAATTCACCTTCCCGACTGCTTTGTGTACttttaattatgtaaaatatatttttacattagtCCAAATTGTGTACTTCATTTACAAACAATTTCTGGAACGTGGTCGGATTATATAAGCGGAAGTTCGGACTATCGGGACTCAAatgtatagataaacaacaaaattacaCTTGGAATTCCCAAATAAAACCGATTACCAAATCATATAACACGAGAAAAACTGAACGTAAAAACGGTTTTATAGATATAATTTTCGAtgtaattcttaaaaaaatttacacataattacaataattttatgtaatggaataaatataattaatctcACAAGCGAACCAATTAATATTCAACTCAAAATTGCTTAcaataatcttatttttatagtaaaattaatgctgatacatttttatgaaaataacggaggtatttttcagaTCAGATCCTTTAggtaatttcttcaaattttttgtacttaAAGTTGCCATTTTTTCGGACTCATAAGTTTAAATTACAAAACGAATTTAATAAGTTATCTAAATCGTTCATAAAAATTaagtattcaaaattaataaatcatcCCTTCCTTAATCAATAATTGATAAGGATGGATAAATAGGGAATAAAAATAAGGACACTTGGCACTTACAGCTATTTGAAGTCCTATCACTCGTTGAAACGTAGATTTAGTGCTTCCGGATAGAAATACGTAGTCGAAACTTTTATCGCGACCGCACTAATCCGAATGACTGCGCCAGATATAATTTTCGGtgttcgaaaattatttttaaaatatttatttacacaaaattataataattttatgtaatggaatgaatataattaaattcaacTCAAAATTGCTTAcaataatcttatttttatagtaaaataaataatgatacatgaaataaatggtaattatacactttcacggtcacctggttttttggctctagaaaatcgaaaaatggatggattttaatgatcttggtctcaaaatgttccattttacggcggatttataaaaaaaattagtagaaatagctggaatgaaaatttctcatagttttactgttttaaatcgtaaaaaaaacggttttgcaaaataatcctttacaaaaaattatctcattatcagataaagttcttatattttttttgtattctacataaattaataaacaatttaaaaaaaaatccaaaaagaatgattttttcagtttttatagcttaaaatgaaatcgatgaaaaacaatcaatattcgtgaatagtttcgtactatattctatataatccgccgtaaaatggaacattttgagaccaagatcattaaaatccatccatttttcgattttctagagccatgTTCTTGAATTTCCTTCATATAACTTTAAAAacataattcgaaatattttttctaaaattagatAGGTACTTTTAGTAGGGTTTCCGTTCCCCAGTCAATAGTTAGTTGTACAAGTGTGCGATGTACTGAAggtcaaattatttttaaataaaatttttgtcaacaataaaatatatgacaaCCGTGGCTTCAAGATCAACTATCAACAAGTCGATTGATTTGCAGATTCGGTAAAGGTCTCACTAGAGCCAAGCACAGATAGAGGACAAAGAGTGGAAAAGAAATGACAACATCTATCAAAAAATgctcaaaaagttatttttactgttttcaaCCGACTTTGTAGTCGAAGAATGTCCACAAGAGATGCTATCCAGAAAACAGATACTTCACAAACTACACTCTACAAAATTACAAAGTAAGGTGGGCACGAGTACCGTTTCCGTGGATTTGACTATGTCATTTTGTGAATCGacccaaaataaatcgaaaatgaagaataaaatttttcgatatctcgcttctttttcgagatatcgatacttgaagctggaaacatttatttttatttaatatttatatatatcaaCCTAACGTACTCTAAACGAAgctaagctaacctaacctaaccttctcgtGGTGCACGTTGAatgtaaaaagttcaaaaatcgtgttttttacagccaaaattttctaaaaacatttttcttcgcgtgagaattattttagttttgttttattattatttttggatgCCTTAGAATGCCCTACGGCTTCATGAACTACCTGTCGCAGAAACCAAGGATCTAACCTCTTTGAAACCATTATAGGTATTGAAATCATCTATCTGTGTAAGGtagttacaaaattttttgcttCTCTTGCCTTTTCAAgattgtatttattaatatttcttcataacttctaacttatttttttaggttataaaaaCGCTGATAGGCACAAAAGTTTCGATCTAGACGGCGCTAAATTGATACTGTCAGATCTCGCTATTTTCCACGCTATACCGTTGGCTTTGAAAATCCAGAAACCAAAATTGTTCGAGGAGAATATCGCAAAGATTTGTAAACTACCAATTCCTCCTAATAAACGTGATGAAATGAGCCCATCCTCGCCACCGAATCCTCCTCCTCCAGGAGGTGACAAAGATGGTAAAATGAAACCTCCAAATCTAGTGCCTCTTTTAACCGAAGTAGCcaaagaagatattttttgtagaaatcacGTCGATAAATTGGAAAAGTTCATAACAgatatggaaaagaaaatgcTAGAAGAATTTGGCGCTAAAACAGATCCCAGTTTACCTTTTGCAACTTTGTGTCATAATGACATGTGGCTAAATAATACAATGCAACTTTCCGAACAAGAAAAGTTCGTAAAAAATAAGTTTGTAGATTTCCAAATGTGTAACGTGAGTGAACTATTTTCggatttaatatttttccttttcagtAGTGTGGATTTAATCACCCTTGAAAACCATTTAGATTATTTGATAATGTTTTATCACGAATGcttcattaaaattttggaaaagtgCAAATGCGACGTCGCTCCTTACGcttataacaaatttatgatgaaaattaaGGATGCCATTCCTTCGAAGTTCTTGCACATCAtggttatgaatttttttattatttatgctAAAAAGGGAGTGATGGGGGGCCCATTTAACATGAAAGAATTAACATCTAGTGAATCACATCCAATAGCTAAAAAGAAATTCCTATTTTTATTCAGGAAATTGATCGAAAACGAATGGATTTAAATTTtgtgaatcaattttatttcctGAACGGTTTATTTCGTaataaaacttgaaacaaaGTCCGGAATATTTGTTATTACATAAGATACGTATCAAAACAAGTTATTTACATGGTCTTTCGATAGAGTGCACTGTACAATAACCATATTATgtctgtttttatttattagtttggccacaaagtaatttcggttttgtagtataaaataacacactttttttcaacaaacaataGTTTCTAATCAATTatctattttccattttccgATTACCTTTTGCCATATTTCTTTCAGTTCATAAACTTTCCGGTCCTTATCCAGGTGCGATTGAAAGACATCGTCATTTATAAAAGTTGAAAGAATtttgcaaacttcgaaataaatggtaatcaaattgtgccagatcagggctgtatgggagatgtggcatcacttctggccgtttttctctgattgcttcatccagtttcatgaGTTATTGATCAGAATTGATAGTTTGGTTCCTTAGATTTAGCACAAGAAACCCACCAACTTGGTAATCCCACCAAAAAACAGCATAAGCTTTTTTTGCTGTTGtccagctttcgatgtggtttgtgctggttcatctTGTTTGCTCCATGAtagttttcgaactatgttgATATACAGGACGCATTTTTCATCcccagtgatgattcttttcaagaaagggtcagtttcattttgtttaagGTGCGTATCGAAAATGTTGATTCATTCAATTCGTGAGGTttccaaatatcaagcttcttaactaacCCAAGAcattataagtttttttcaattattgtgtGCAATACATGTAGCCTCTTCGCAACCTCTCGAACAATTatatgacgatcctcttcaattatgactttgatttggtcatcatcaacttcggAATCAACCGTCTGGAACGTTGCTCACTTTTGAGGAAAAAATCTCCAGAACCGAATTTTTTATAccacatatttctttgtgagccGCAGCaacataaattattcaaaaaataaagcgagactctctatcagtaaaaagcgaaagtacttagttgccaatcttatattttattccaaatttactTCACTTTACATTTcgacaatattaatattttaaaagggGGTTCACATCCACttcttcatataattttaaGATCCACGTTTGGCCGCTTTATGATATTGAAATGAATGTTTTAATAATGGTCTTGTGATTTTgattttaagatatttatttgctaataaaacacatttttttttaatgttttctgttcaatttttttacaccTACATCTTATCGTCGTTATtacaggttttctgcggttttcctgtaacctgATGAACCGGTTCACCTTCCAAATGgtcgcagctgtacccgccttTCCCTTCCCCTAATACCCGCTTCCTATcacacaataaacaaaaaaaaacaaaaaaaatgataatcaaaATCTTAAATATCAAGTAAGTAGAcccaatttaaataaatttcatcacTTAAACTTTACAATACATTCGTTGCAGTtaatttagtattgtttatGTCCGGCAGCCATCTAATAAAAAGTCCTTATGAGGATTTGAGAACAAATGCATCACATTATGTTATGCGGgaacaatcaaaatttcataaatacgcacatctaaaacatctaaaaaaccgtcagtccacgggGACTCAttatctccactgtttaccaatgaaaacatcgaatcgtaaacataaatgcgtttctattggccgaagctgtcggaaagCGTATGtacacatttttttcgaaatattccagCGATAAGCAGTGTGTCGTTCGGTgagatttattcaattcataaatttctttatataaatagatataaggcgaatgaagacaatgaaattgcacagtgtagtaaTATAAAGACAGGtgtgaatttaataataaagatttagatattatgcaaacattttaaatatattttaatgttgaaaaaagtaaaataatcagcaatctgataatgcaatcataataagaattgctgaattaactaaaccaaacaaattttacatttatcgaatagtcacgaaaggggttgattgaacagattatccagaatacaattataccagtttagaaacattgttTTGTCAgtatgtggttttaaacacaaaaaaactgaataaacggatagCAATAACCGAATTGTCAAAGATAGTTCGAtagcgacaagattatttgtgtcagatagaAGACCACCGAATTTCTAATAGTGGGGTACAAAAAAAGCTccgttcacgtctggtaccctgtttaaaccaaacgcccctacaggcaggtacattttagtcgtctatttacgttttgtaattttaatattcagttgtagcaagttaaaatgattcgattgccttttaactcGCATAAGatctacata belongs to Diorhabda carinulata isolate Delta chromosome X, icDioCari1.1, whole genome shotgun sequence and includes:
- the LOC130900781 gene encoding uncharacterized protein LOC130900781, yielding MESEKIKNLDELIKKYHGEDVQIVDKKMTNLTAPGENYLSDIFKLDVTIKNKNGNESIEHYVAKSVLIKPDMPSDMNVEIFKNEILFYTTVIPTIRQFAKEHGLQDKDVFPELIAARMNLDHTDKTDENAVLILENLAEKGYKNADRHKSFDLDGAKLILSDLAIFHAIPLALKIQKPKLFEENIAKICKLPIPPNKRDEMSPSSPPNPPPPGGDKDGKMKPPNLVPLLTEVAKEDIFCRNHVDKLEKFITDMEKKMLEEFGAKTDPSLPFATLCHNDMWLNNTMQLSEQEKFVKNKFVDFQMCNVSELFSDLIFFLFSSVDLITLENHLDYLIMFYHECFIKILEKCKCDVAPYAYNKFMMKIKDAIPSKFLHIMVMNFFIIYAKKGVMGGPFNMKELTSSESHPIAKKKFLFLFRKLIENEWI